A DNA window from Candidatus Saccharibacteria bacterium oral taxon 955 contains the following coding sequences:
- the rnpA gene encoding ribonuclease P protein component, whose product MLSASLRFHGHGSLRFLYKNASAYRSRLMTLKIVANPYRKLPRVSVVVSKKVHKSAVGRNRIRRRLYEIMRHELPRLNGVYDIAIIVTNGEVLSAEHIELQSAVRDLLSQAKAL is encoded by the coding sequence CATTACGATTTCACGGCCATGGTAGTTTGCGTTTTTTATATAAAAACGCCAGCGCCTATCGATCTCGTTTGATGACGCTAAAAATTGTCGCCAACCCATATAGAAAACTACCTCGTGTATCGGTTGTTGTTAGTAAAAAGGTTCATAAGTCTGCTGTAGGACGTAATCGTATTCGGCGTCGTCTGTATGAAATCATGCGTCACGAATTACCACGTCTAAACGGTGTTTATGATATTGCGATCATCGTCACCAATGGAGAAGTGTTGTCGGCGGAGCATATAGAGCTTCAAAGTGCTGTTCGCGATTTACTTTCTCAGGCTAAGGCTCTCTAG
- the yidC gene encoding membrane protein insertase YidC, translating into MFETIVVKPIFNALMLLYSIIPGGDFGVAIILFTILIRIVIYPLVKKQLHQTKMMRKIQPELAKIKDKAKGDKQLQAVMQMELYKKYGISPFRSILILLIQLPILIGLYQVIQVMVLHRDKVAYFAYDAVKQIDAVKKIIENPDNFNHTMLGFIDLTKTAFSDNKLNIAILVLALISAATQYIMSKQTMPTNNKPPKKFREIMAEAASGKESDPSEMSTTMMNNMVKFMPIMMFFIMINLPGALALYTTVSNLVATAQQHYLLQKDTEEMDEIANEIIESKTAKQSKSKAESRKKKASEARITRIKAKG; encoded by the coding sequence ATGTTTGAAACTATTGTCGTGAAACCGATATTTAATGCCCTGATGCTACTTTATAGCATTATTCCTGGTGGTGATTTCGGTGTTGCAATTATTCTATTTACGATTTTGATTCGTATCGTAATCTATCCACTTGTCAAAAAACAGCTTCATCAAACCAAGATGATGCGCAAGATACAGCCGGAGCTTGCTAAGATAAAGGATAAGGCGAAGGGTGATAAGCAACTTCAGGCAGTTATGCAGATGGAGCTTTACAAAAAATATGGTATTAGTCCATTTAGGTCAATTTTAATTCTGCTTATTCAGCTACCAATTCTTATCGGACTCTATCAAGTTATTCAGGTGATGGTCTTGCATCGTGACAAGGTCGCATATTTTGCCTATGATGCCGTCAAGCAGATTGACGCCGTAAAGAAGATCATTGAAAACCCAGATAACTTTAATCACACAATGCTTGGGTTTATTGATCTGACAAAAACAGCTTTTTCTGACAATAAGCTCAATATAGCGATTCTTGTATTGGCGCTTATCTCGGCGGCGACCCAGTACATAATGAGCAAGCAGACAATGCCGACAAACAATAAACCTCCAAAGAAGTTTCGTGAGATTATGGCTGAGGCCGCCTCTGGTAAGGAATCTGACCCGAGTGAAATGAGTACGACCATGATGAATAATATGGTGAAATTTATGCCTATCATGATGTTCTTTATCATGATTAATCTGCCAGGTGCGCTAGCCCTATATACCACCGTATCTAACTTGGTTGCTACCGCTCAGCAACACTACCTACTCCAGAAGGACACTGAGGAGATGGACGAGATTGCTAACGAGATTATCGAAAGCAAGACCGCGAAACAATCAAAGTCAAAGGCTGAATCGCGAAAGAAAAAGGC